The Hevea brasiliensis isolate MT/VB/25A 57/8 chromosome 9, ASM3005281v1, whole genome shotgun sequence nucleotide sequence tttaaattttaaaacataataaatatatattaaattataattaaaataaaataaaaaaaatctgcgTAATACGCGGGCAAACGACTAGCTAAGAAATTAACCTGAATGATAATGCTAAAGCCACGAGCAAAAGACAAGGATGCAAAACAAAGGCATGggataaaattattttacaaagAAGAAGAGCTTAATAGATAAAAACAAAGACagataaaaataattttcttctaaTTCAATTGACTCCTGAGATCCTCGGTCCAAGTTCAATTGCCATCATTTTCCAAGTTTTTTCCACCTGGAATtttcttataattatatattcAGCCATTCTTGCACAGACAGTCTTCACAAAACCAAAAGCACATAACGATGGGGAAAGCAAGTGTAACCCTGAGCATAGTGTTCCTAGTCTTTCTCATGGCTAAAGCCAATTCCCAAAGTGCTTTCAATGTGACAGCATCCTATATTCCCTACCATCCTGAACAAAATGGATGGGAGTTAAGAAATTACTGCTCAACATGGGATGCAAGCAAGCCGCTCGAGTGGCGCCAGAAGTATGGATGGACGGCCTTCTGCGGACCCGTCGGACCTCAAGGACAAGCTGCTTGTGGCAAATGCTTAAATGTAAgaaatatgaatatatatatatatatatatatatatatatatatatatatatatatatataatttaattacttaagTTAAAATAGTAAGTTtttacaataattaatattataatttaattagtacaatataatatatatttgacatattttcatatttattattattagaaaaatttTCCACATTTATAGTAAAattgttaaataaaatttttaaaatacgataattttattttctttgaaaattataaattttgaatattaatttaaatttccatttatattattatagttagtattaaataatttaattacatcttttttt carries:
- the LOC110643276 gene encoding pathogenesis-related protein PR-4-like; the encoded protein is MGKASVTLSIVFLVFLMAKANSQSAFNVTASYIPYHPEQNGWELRNYCSTWDASKPLEWRQKYGWTAFCGPVGPQGQAACGKCLNVTNTGTGANVTVRIVDKCGNGGLLLDEGVFRQIDTDGKGIFQGHLIVNYQLVDCGN